The genomic segment CATGACCTTTCGGATCTTCACCGAGCCGCAGCAGGGTGCGTCGTACGACCAGCTGCTCGCCGTCGCGAGCACCGCTGAGGAGTGCGGGTACGGCGCGTTCTTCCGCTCGGACCACGTGCTGAAGATGGGGTCGGTGTCCGGGCTGCCGGGCGTGACCGACGCGTGGATCACGCTGGCCGGGTTGGCCAGGGACACCACCTCGATCCGGCTCGGGACACTCGTGACCCCAGTGACCTTCCGCGACCTGGGCATGCTCGCGGTGGCAGTCGCGCAGGTCGACCAGATGAGCGGCGGCCGGGTGGACGTCGGCCTCGGAGCCGGTTGGTACGACGAGGAGCACGCCGCGTTCGGCGTACCGTTCCCTGCGGTCGGCGACCGCTACGACCGGCTCGAGGACCAGCTGGCGATCCTGCACGGGTTGTGGACCGCGCCGGCCGGTGCGACCTTCGAACACTCCGGGATCACCCGCCAGGTGTCGATCAGCGCCGACACCGTGCGACCCGCCCGCCAACCGCACCCACCGATCATTCTCGGCGGCCGGGCCGGGGAGCGGTCGGCGCGACTGGCGGTCGCGTACGCGGACGAGTACAACAGCGCGTTCGTACCGGTCGAGACGATGCGCGAGGTGCACGATCGGATCCGGCGCGCGTGCGAGAGCGGGAACCGGGATCCGTCGTCGATCACGTACTCGGTCGCGCAGGTGCTCTGCTGCGGTACGGACGACGCGGAGATCGCTCGCCGCGCAAAGGCGATCGGCCGCGAGGTCGACGAGTTGCGGGAGAACGGTCTGGCCGGCACGCCCGCGGAGGTACTGGACA from the Mycobacteriales bacterium genome contains:
- a CDS encoding TIGR03560 family F420-dependent LLM class oxidoreductase; the encoded protein is MTFRIFTEPQQGASYDQLLAVASTAEECGYGAFFRSDHVLKMGSVSGLPGVTDAWITLAGLARDTTSIRLGTLVTPVTFRDLGMLAVAVAQVDQMSGGRVDVGLGAGWYDEEHAAFGVPFPAVGDRYDRLEDQLAILHGLWTAPAGATFEHSGITRQVSISADTVRPARQPHPPIILGGRAGERSARLAVAYADEYNSAFVPVETMREVHDRIRRACESGNRDPSSITYSVAQVLCCGTDDAEIARRAKAIGREVDELRENGLAGTPAEVLDKIGTFIDAGAQRLYLQVLDLSDLDHLRLVAEQVMPHAAGI